The Hoplias malabaricus isolate fHopMal1 chromosome 9, fHopMal1.hap1, whole genome shotgun sequence genome contains a region encoding:
- the si:ch211-196f2.6 gene encoding immunoglobulin domain-containing protein isoform X2 has product MNKMLLRGLIVIIFLHSGNSNSSLNISQMLEGSRLNVTCKFTGEDNISQINWESLQDSNRTNIGSFLPQGGSNMPEHMKVHTEWKKNAQSSMSLELSVLNMSAKICCVFMTFPSGILRQCTHIKEEIIHMNTMKSITPLNAFHTSFPTLAEAQGAGYVMGVPAQFGAVIIGSILSLWFFVITVSCCHSYCCKRQVFNVQQAYLTDTSASTQLEETQETPITPGFDPAKLYAKIKEDLYYGRLWKSYQGRSRLPVQGSPSPPRQIYYQLGEKPSQTKDESPPKDTDTMLSSKPEINSESSLT; this is encoded by the exons ATGAATAAGATGCTTCTGCGAGGGTTAATCGTCATAATTTTTCTGCATTCAG GTAATTCTAACAGCAGTTTGAACATCAGTCAGATGTTGGAGGGATCCCGCCTAAATGTGACCTGCAAGTTCACCGGTGAAGACAATATATCTCAGATCAACTGGGAGAGTCTGCAAGACTCTAACCGCACAAACATAGGCTCCTTTCTGCCCCAGGGTGGTAGCAATATGCCTGAGCACATGAAAGTCCACACTGAGTGGAAGAAGAACGCTCAATCCTCCATGTCTCTGGAATTGTCAGTGTTAAATATGAGCGCTAAAATCTGCTGTGTGTTCATGACATTTCCTTCAGGGATCCTGCGGCAATGTACCCACATCAAAGAAGAAATCATCCACATGAACACCATGAAAAGTATTACACCTCTAAATGCATTTCACACATCATTCCCCACCTTGG CTGAGGCACAGGGTGCAGGCTATGTGATGGGAGTACCAGCACAGTTCGGGGCAGTGATAATCGGCTCCATTCTTTCACTCTGGTTCTTCGTCATCACTGTCTCCTGTTGTCACAGCTACTGCTGTAAAAG ACAAGTGTTTAATGTGCAACAGGCATATCTGACAGACACATCCGCATCTACGCAG CTGGAAGAGACACAAGAAACACCCATCACCCCTGGCTTTGACCCTGCAAAACTATACGCTAAGATTAAAGAGGATCTTTACTATGGCCGGCTTTGGAAGTCTTACCAAGGCAGATCCAGGCTACCAGTACAAGGATCCCCATCTCCCCCGAGGCAGATTTACTATCAGCTAGGTGAGAAACCATCACAGACGAAGGATGAAAGTCCACCTAAAGACACTGATACAATGTTATCATCAAAACCAGAAATTAACTCAGAGTCCTCATTAACTTAG
- the si:ch211-196f2.6 gene encoding immunoglobulin domain-containing protein isoform X3, with the protein MNKMLLRGLIVIIFLHSGNSNSSLNISQMLEGSRLNVTCKFTGEDNISQINWESLQDSNRTNIGSFLPQGGSNMPEHMKVHTEWKKNAQSSMSLELSVLNMSAKICCVFMTFPSGILRQCTHIKEEIIHMNTMKTEAQGAGYVMGVPAQFGAVIIGSILSLWFFVITVSCCHSYCCKRRQVFNVQQAYLTDTSASTQLEETQETPITPGFDPAKLYAKIKEDLYYGRLWKSYQGRSRLPVQGSPSPPRQIYYQLGEKPSQTKDESPPKDTDTMLSSKPEINSESSLT; encoded by the exons ATGAATAAGATGCTTCTGCGAGGGTTAATCGTCATAATTTTTCTGCATTCAG GTAATTCTAACAGCAGTTTGAACATCAGTCAGATGTTGGAGGGATCCCGCCTAAATGTGACCTGCAAGTTCACCGGTGAAGACAATATATCTCAGATCAACTGGGAGAGTCTGCAAGACTCTAACCGCACAAACATAGGCTCCTTTCTGCCCCAGGGTGGTAGCAATATGCCTGAGCACATGAAAGTCCACACTGAGTGGAAGAAGAACGCTCAATCCTCCATGTCTCTGGAATTGTCAGTGTTAAATATGAGCGCTAAAATCTGCTGTGTGTTCATGACATTTCCTTCAGGGATCCTGCGGCAATGTACCCACATCAAAGAAGAAATCATCCACATGAACACCATGAAAA CTGAGGCACAGGGTGCAGGCTATGTGATGGGAGTACCAGCACAGTTCGGGGCAGTGATAATCGGCTCCATTCTTTCACTCTGGTTCTTCGTCATCACTGTCTCCTGTTGTCACAGCTACTGCTGTAAAAG AAGACAAGTGTTTAATGTGCAACAGGCATATCTGACAGACACATCCGCATCTACGCAG CTGGAAGAGACACAAGAAACACCCATCACCCCTGGCTTTGACCCTGCAAAACTATACGCTAAGATTAAAGAGGATCTTTACTATGGCCGGCTTTGGAAGTCTTACCAAGGCAGATCCAGGCTACCAGTACAAGGATCCCCATCTCCCCCGAGGCAGATTTACTATCAGCTAGGTGAGAAACCATCACAGACGAAGGATGAAAGTCCACCTAAAGACACTGATACAATGTTATCATCAAAACCAGAAATTAACTCAGAGTCCTCATTAACTTAG
- the si:ch211-196f2.6 gene encoding immunoglobulin domain-containing protein isoform X1 has protein sequence MNKMLLRGLIVIIFLHSGNSNSSLNISQMLEGSRLNVTCKFTGEDNISQINWESLQDSNRTNIGSFLPQGGSNMPEHMKVHTEWKKNAQSSMSLELSVLNMSAKICCVFMTFPSGILRQCTHIKEEIIHMNTMKSITPLNAFHTSFPTLAEAQGAGYVMGVPAQFGAVIIGSILSLWFFVITVSCCHSYCCKRRQVFNVQQAYLTDTSASTQLEETQETPITPGFDPAKLYAKIKEDLYYGRLWKSYQGRSRLPVQGSPSPPRQIYYQLGEKPSQTKDESPPKDTDTMLSSKPEINSESSLT, from the exons ATGAATAAGATGCTTCTGCGAGGGTTAATCGTCATAATTTTTCTGCATTCAG GTAATTCTAACAGCAGTTTGAACATCAGTCAGATGTTGGAGGGATCCCGCCTAAATGTGACCTGCAAGTTCACCGGTGAAGACAATATATCTCAGATCAACTGGGAGAGTCTGCAAGACTCTAACCGCACAAACATAGGCTCCTTTCTGCCCCAGGGTGGTAGCAATATGCCTGAGCACATGAAAGTCCACACTGAGTGGAAGAAGAACGCTCAATCCTCCATGTCTCTGGAATTGTCAGTGTTAAATATGAGCGCTAAAATCTGCTGTGTGTTCATGACATTTCCTTCAGGGATCCTGCGGCAATGTACCCACATCAAAGAAGAAATCATCCACATGAACACCATGAAAAGTATTACACCTCTAAATGCATTTCACACATCATTCCCCACCTTGG CTGAGGCACAGGGTGCAGGCTATGTGATGGGAGTACCAGCACAGTTCGGGGCAGTGATAATCGGCTCCATTCTTTCACTCTGGTTCTTCGTCATCACTGTCTCCTGTTGTCACAGCTACTGCTGTAAAAG AAGACAAGTGTTTAATGTGCAACAGGCATATCTGACAGACACATCCGCATCTACGCAG CTGGAAGAGACACAAGAAACACCCATCACCCCTGGCTTTGACCCTGCAAAACTATACGCTAAGATTAAAGAGGATCTTTACTATGGCCGGCTTTGGAAGTCTTACCAAGGCAGATCCAGGCTACCAGTACAAGGATCCCCATCTCCCCCGAGGCAGATTTACTATCAGCTAGGTGAGAAACCATCACAGACGAAGGATGAAAGTCCACCTAAAGACACTGATACAATGTTATCATCAAAACCAGAAATTAACTCAGAGTCCTCATTAACTTAG
- the nat16l gene encoding N-acetyltransferase 16, like isoform X1, translated as MAQCLGESDGLTFWLATMQDYDEVMAISEDIYGGNDYLPHRYHSWMTEPDRVTIIARRDGQLVALESGLVVDGGTTVVVEGLRVCPSERGHGVAGVIQRMTDRYIKQVYPNVNTKRLTRGDDPGPEKLSKFIVLARRAVLSLCGEAESFKNFVLALKAKFGSLEKSDGSAKPQLTVLKDKHHLKAVLLDPGLSSRLQLPAGSIIQDWQPLKPVESNLEVLNRRNLTWLVDSSNDTPIFMSLYTPPYPVPFNGGSWRVNIDMYGEDLSLAKNALITNLEQVSKIYGIVFVHIYMPQSLWEGLRTFCEGDGGMKQYRDYWEQLFLESEMCRSGY; from the exons ATGGCACAGTGTTTGGGAGAGAGTGATGGATTAACCTTCTGGCTGGCCACAATGCAAGACTATGATGAAGTGATGGCCATATCAGAAGACATCTATGGTGGCAATGACTACCTGCCTCACCGATACCACAGCTGGATGACAGAGCCAGACAGAGTCACCATAATTGCTAGGAGAGATGGACAGTTG GTGGCGCTGGAGTCTGGGCTGGTTGTGGATGGAGGTACGACAGTCGTGGTGGAGGGCCTTCGGGTGTGTCCAAGTGAAAGAGGTCATGGTGTGGCTGGAGTGATTCAGAGAATGACTGACAGATACATTAAACAGGTTTACCCAAATGTAAATACCAAGAGACTGACGAGAGGTGATGACCCAGGACCTGAAAAACTCTCCAAGTTCATTGTTCTAGCTCGGCGG GCTGTCCTGTCTTTGTGTGGAGAGGCTGAGAGTTTTAAAAACTTTGTTTTAGCTCTGAAAGCAAAATTTGGCAGCTTAGAAAAGTCAGATGGATCTGCCAAACCCCAACTAACTGTGCTGAAGGACAAACATCACCTCAAGGCTGTACTCCTAGACCCTGGCCTTTCCTCCAGACTGCAGCTTCCAGCAGGTTCTATCATCCAAGACTGGCAACCTCTGAAGCCAGTTGAAAGCAACTTGGAAGTCTTAAACCGGAGAAATCTGACTTGGTTAGTAGATAGTTCTAATGACACACCAATATTCATGAGCTTGTACACACCTCCTTACCCCGTTCCATTTAATGGAGGTTCTTGGAGGGTGAATATAGATATGTATGGGGAAGACCTTTCCCTGGCAAAGAATGCACTGATAACCAACTTGGAGCAAGTAAGCAAGATTTATGGCATTGTTTTTGTTCATATCTACATGCCCCAATCTCTATGGGAAGGCTTGAGAACATTCTGTGAGGGAGATGGTGGTATGAAGCAATACAGGGATTACTGGGAGCAGCTGTTTCTGGAAAGCGAGATGTGCAGAAGCGGGTATTAA
- the nat16l gene encoding N-acetyltransferase 16, like isoform X2, giving the protein MAQCLGESDGLTFWLATMQDYDEVMAISEDIYGGNDYLPHRYHSWMTEPDRVTIIARRDGQLVALESGLVVDGGTTVVVEGLRVCPSERGHGVAGVIQRMTDRYIKQVYPNVNTKRLTRGDDPGPEKLSKFIVLARRAVLSLCGEAESFKNFVLALKAKFGSLEKSDGSAKPQLTVLKDKHHLKAVLLDPGLSSRLQLPAGSIIQDWQPLKPVESNLEVLNRRNLTCLTQPYDTCQRLKRDKS; this is encoded by the exons ATGGCACAGTGTTTGGGAGAGAGTGATGGATTAACCTTCTGGCTGGCCACAATGCAAGACTATGATGAAGTGATGGCCATATCAGAAGACATCTATGGTGGCAATGACTACCTGCCTCACCGATACCACAGCTGGATGACAGAGCCAGACAGAGTCACCATAATTGCTAGGAGAGATGGACAGTTG GTGGCGCTGGAGTCTGGGCTGGTTGTGGATGGAGGTACGACAGTCGTGGTGGAGGGCCTTCGGGTGTGTCCAAGTGAAAGAGGTCATGGTGTGGCTGGAGTGATTCAGAGAATGACTGACAGATACATTAAACAGGTTTACCCAAATGTAAATACCAAGAGACTGACGAGAGGTGATGACCCAGGACCTGAAAAACTCTCCAAGTTCATTGTTCTAGCTCGGCGG GCTGTCCTGTCTTTGTGTGGAGAGGCTGAGAGTTTTAAAAACTTTGTTTTAGCTCTGAAAGCAAAATTTGGCAGCTTAGAAAAGTCAGATGGATCTGCCAAACCCCAACTAACTGTGCTGAAGGACAAACATCACCTCAAGGCTGTACTCCTAGACCCTGGCCTTTCCTCCAGACTGCAGCTTCCAGCAGGTTCTATCATCCAAGACTGGCAACCTCTGAAGCCAGTTGAAAGCAACTTGGAAGTCTTAAACCGGAGAAATCTGACTTG
- the nat16l gene encoding N-acetyltransferase 16, like isoform X3, whose product MAQCLGESDGLTFWLATMQDYDEVMAISEDIYGGNDYLPHRYHSWMTEPDRVTIIARRDGQLVALESGLVVDGGTTVVVEGLRVCPSERGHGVAGVIQRMTDRYIKQVYPNVNTKRLTRGDDPGPEKLSKFIVLARRAVLSLCGEAESFKNFVLALKAKFGSLEKSDGSAKPQLTVLKDKHHLKAVLLDPGLSSRLQLPAGSIIQDWQPLKPVESNLEVLNRRNLTWSRDMTGSNLR is encoded by the exons ATGGCACAGTGTTTGGGAGAGAGTGATGGATTAACCTTCTGGCTGGCCACAATGCAAGACTATGATGAAGTGATGGCCATATCAGAAGACATCTATGGTGGCAATGACTACCTGCCTCACCGATACCACAGCTGGATGACAGAGCCAGACAGAGTCACCATAATTGCTAGGAGAGATGGACAGTTG GTGGCGCTGGAGTCTGGGCTGGTTGTGGATGGAGGTACGACAGTCGTGGTGGAGGGCCTTCGGGTGTGTCCAAGTGAAAGAGGTCATGGTGTGGCTGGAGTGATTCAGAGAATGACTGACAGATACATTAAACAGGTTTACCCAAATGTAAATACCAAGAGACTGACGAGAGGTGATGACCCAGGACCTGAAAAACTCTCCAAGTTCATTGTTCTAGCTCGGCGG GCTGTCCTGTCTTTGTGTGGAGAGGCTGAGAGTTTTAAAAACTTTGTTTTAGCTCTGAAAGCAAAATTTGGCAGCTTAGAAAAGTCAGATGGATCTGCCAAACCCCAACTAACTGTGCTGAAGGACAAACATCACCTCAAGGCTGTACTCCTAGACCCTGGCCTTTCCTCCAGACTGCAGCTTCCAGCAGGTTCTATCATCCAAGACTGGCAACCTCTGAAGCCAGTTGAAAGCAACTTGGAAGTCTTAAACCGGAGAAATCTGACTTG